The following is a genomic window from Candidatus Omnitrophota bacterium.
CGTCTGCTCCATAGAAAATTTTGACCCCATGGGGATCCATACCGGGGATTCCATAACCGTGGCGCCTGCCCAGACCCTGACCGATAAAGAATATCAACTGATGCGCGACGCCTCAATACGCGCCATACGCCAGATAGGAGTGGATACCGGCGGCTGCAACATCCAGTTTGCCGTCTGCCCAAAAACCGGCAGGATGGTCATCATAGAGATCAATCCCAGGGTCTCGCGTTCATCCGCGCTCGCCTCAAAGGCGACGGGATTTCCCATAGCCAAGATCGCCGCGAAGCTTGCCGTGGGATACACGCTGGATGAAATACCTAACGACATAACACAAGAGACCCCCGCTTCCTTTGAGCCCGCTATTGATTACTGCGTGGTGAAGGTGCCGCGCTTTACCTTTGAGAAGTTCCCCCGGGCAAAACAGGCGCTTACTACTTCAATGAAGTCGGTGGGCGAGGCAATGGCAATAGGCAGGACATTCAAAGAGGCGCTGCAGAAGGGGCTGCGCTCTCTGGAAACAGGAAGGTCCGGGCTTGTGCCTTTGATAAACAAGGGCGACTTCAAGAACGGTAATCATCTGAAGGAGTTTCTCAGGGAAAAACTGCGCGTGCCTTCCGCCGAGCGCGTATTCTATATCGCGGACGCGATGCGGCTGGGCATGGGCATAGAGGAGATAAACTGCCTGACCTTTATAGACCCCTGGTTCTTAAAGAATATTCAGGAGATCGTGGCGACTGAAGGAGATATAAGGGCCAATGCCGGCGCCGGCAGTATAGACGCGCCTTGCCTGAAGCAAGCCAAGCAGCTGGGTTTCAGCGACAGGCAGCTGGCCATGCTCTCCGGCTCAACGGAGGATAAGATAAGGAGCGCCAGAAAGGCCGCGGGCATAGGCGCGGTTTACAAGCTTGTTGATACCTGCGCCGCGGAATTTGAGGCCTACACGCCCTACTTCTATTCGTCTTATGAATCCGAGGACGAATCACGGCCCAACAAGAAAAAAAAGATAGTGATACTCGGCGGCGGACCTAACCGCATAGGCCAGGGCATAGAGTTTGACTATTGCTGCGTGCACGCCTCTTTCGCCCTGAAAGAGATGGGTTTTGAGACGATAATGGTAAATTGCAATCCCGAGACGGTCTCAACGGATTACGATACCTCCGATAAATTGTATTTTGAACCCATGACAAAGGAGGACGTGCTCAATATTATCGACAGGGAAAGGCCCGGCGGTGTGATAGTGCAGTTCGGCGGGCAGACCCCGCTTAACCTGACAATCCCCCTGATGAAGGCGGGGGTCAACATTATCGGCACCTCCCCCGAGTCCATTGATATTGCCGAGGACAGAGAAAAATTCAAAAACCTGCTGCATAAGCTGAAACTAAGACAGCCGCAGAACGGCACCGCCTTTACCTTTGAAGAGGCGCAGGCAGTTGCCAGGAAGATCGGCTACCCTGTTTTAGTCAGGCCTTCGTATGTTTTAGGCGGCAGGGCAATGGAGATAGTGTATGAGGAGCGGCTGCTTAAGAACTATATAAAAGAGGCGAGCTTAGTATCGTCGGAGCACCCTATACTGATCGATAAATTTTTAGAAGAGGCGATAGAGGTTGACGTGGATATGGTGGCCGACGGTGAAACCTTTGTCGTTGGAGGCGTGCTTGAACATATAGAGGAGGCGGGCGTGCATTCAGGGGACGCGGCAATGGTCCTGCCCCCGCATTCTCTGCCGCGGAAGACGATCAACGAGATAAAGCAGGCCACTTACGCGATGGCGCGGGAACTTAATGTCGTGGGGCTGATGAACGTGCAGTACGCGGTCAAAGACGGGGTCGTTTATGTTCTGGAGGTAAACCCGCGCGCCTCAAGGACCGTGCCTTTTGTCTCAAAAGCCATAGGCGTGCCTCTGGCAAAACTTGCGGCAAAGGTAATGGCAGGGGCAAAACTGAAGGAGCTGGGGTTCACAAAAGAAAAGATCCCGGATTATTATTCTGTAAAAGAGTCGGTATTCCCCTTCAATAGATTCCCCGGGGTTGACGTCATGCTGGGGCCCGAGATGAGGTCAACCGGCGAGGTCATGGGCATAGACAAGGACCTCGGGCGCGCCTATGTCAAGTCGCAGATCGCCGCGGGCCAGCATCTTCCGGTTAAGGGGAACGTGTTTATCTCGGTAAAAGACAGGGATAAACAGGCGATAATACCGATAGCAAAGAAGCTTGTTAAGGCCGGATTTAAGGTCATCGCCTCTTCAGGCACGGCAAAGGCGCTGAAGGAGGCCGGCATAGAGGCGGAGGGCATACAGAAGATTTCCGAGGGCAGGCCCAACGTTCTGGACCTGCTGAAAGACAAAAAGATAAACCTTGTGATCAACACGCCGTCCGGCAGGATACCGCGCAATGACGAGGTCAAGATTCGTTCCGAGGTGATCATGCAGGGCATTCCCTACATAACTACGATCCCCGCGGCAGGCGCTTCAGTGAACGGCATAGAGGCAATAAAAAAGAAGTCGCTTGAAGTCAAGTCGCTGCAGCAGTATCATAAGAAAGTAAAAATTAAAAAGTAAAAACTCGGAGCGGGTTTATGCCGGAATTACCAGAGGTTGAAACGATAAGGCGGCAGTTAGACAGGGCCGTTAAGGGCAAAAAGATAAAAGGCGTCCGCGTGCGTAACGCGAAGGTCATAAAGCAGCCGTCCGCGGAAAAGTTCATACAGGCCTTGAAGGCGGTAACCATAAAAAACATCATCAGGAAGTCAAAGGCGCTGATCTTTGAGCTGTCTTCCGGCAAGTCCCTGGTCGTGCATTTAAGGATGACCGGGCAGCTGGTGTATCCCGGAGGCGGCAAGGCAAGCAGGGTGATATTCCTGTTTTCAGACGGGACATCGCTTGATTTTAACGACAGGCGCATTTTAGGGGAATTGCGTATCATTGACGACTGGAAACAACTTGCCTATATAAAGGAGCTTGGGCCTGAGCCGTTTGACATAGGGCCGGCGGAATTCAAGGCGATGCTGGCGAAGAAGCCCACAAAGATAAAGCCCCTGCTTATGGACCAGAAGTTCCTTGCCGGGGTAGGCAACCTTTACGCCGCTGAAGCGCTTTTCAGGGCGGGCATAAGCCCTTTAAGGCCTGCCTCGTCGCTGTCGGATAAAGAAAAGGGGTCATTATTCAAGGAGATCAAAGATACGTTAAATGAAGCCATACATTGCGGCGGCTCGTCTGTTGACCAGTATGTTCAGCTTACTGGCGGAAGGGGCAGTTATGCCGCGCACCATAAGGTTTACGGCAGGGAAGGTAAGCCCTGTCTTAAGTGCAAGACGCATATAAAGCGCATAGCATTGGCTGGAAGGGGCACATATTTTTGCCCGAAGTGTCAGAAATGAAAAGTCATTATCAGGAACAGGCAGAGATAATCAGGCATTTTAATATCGCGCCTTCGCGCTGTAAATTGATCCTGCGCGCGCCCACGATCGCAAAGCGCGCTAAGCCGGGTCAGTTTGTCCACGTGAGGACCTCTCAATCAGCGCAGGTCCTTTTGCGCAGGCCTTTCAGCGTGCACAGGGCGCGTCCTCAGGCCGGCAGCATTGAGATCGCCTATGAAATAGCAGGCAGGGGCACAGAGTTATTGTCTGAAAAGAGGCCGGGCGTAAAATTGGACATCATCGGGCCGTTAGGAAACGGATTTGACACAAGCTCCGTTTCGGAGGCGGCGATACTGGTTGCCGGCGGCATGGGGGTCGCGCCGCTAATTTTTCTTGCGGAAAAATTAACGGAAGGAAAAAGGAAAAAGGAAAAAGGAAAAATCGTAGTTTTGATAGGCGCCAAAAGCAAGAGCCACTTGATTTGCGTGAACGATTTTAAAAAACTGGGCTGTGAAGTAAGGGTGGCTACTGACGACGGCAGCGCGGGGTTCAAAGGCAAAGTAACGGATTTATTACGACATTATATTTTACGGGAATCCGCGTCCATCTATGCCTGCGGCCCATTACCGATGTTGAAAATAATCGGCGATATTTCCAGAAAACACAATATTCCAGCCCAGGTTTCTATGGAGCAGTTTATGGGCTGCGGCCTGGGCGCGTGTATGGGGTGCGTGATCGAAACAAGATACGGATATAAACGCGTCTGCCATGACGGCCCTGTGTTTGACGCGAGAGATATAATGTAGGAACAGGAGGGGTAATGGAACAACTGTCATATATATTATTAGGTTTAGTCGCCGGCATAGCCAGTGGTATCTTTGGCATAGGCGGAGGGACTATCCTGATCCCGGCTATGGTGTTTATTCTCGGCCTGACCCAGCATCAGGCGCAGGGAACTACTCTGGCGTTGATGGTGCCGCCCATAGGGCTTTTGGCTGCCTGGCGTTATTATCAGAGCGGCAACGTTAAGCTGGCCATGGCCGCCTTTATCTGTGTGGGGTTCTTTGCCGGCGGCTGGTTAGGCGCGCATATGGCGCAGAATATTTCCGAACCGATGTTAAAGCGGCTTTTCGGTTTATTTCTTTTATTCCTTTCCCTGAGGATGATTTTTACAAAATAATATGCCTTCAAAACTATCAGTTAATATAGGAAAGCTTAAATTAAAAAATCCGGTCATGGCGGCATCCGGCACATTCGGATATGCCAGGGAATTCCAGGACCTGATCGACTTAAGCTGTATCGGAGCGATAGTTTCCAAGACAATAACTTTAAAGCCGCGCCCGGGTAATCCGCCGCCGCGCGTAGCAGAGACGCCGTCGGGCATGCTTAATTCCATCGGCCTGCAGAACGAGGGGCTGGATAACTTCATAGAAGACAAATTGCCGTATTTAGCTGGGTTGAATACCCGCGTCATTGCCAGTATCGCGGCAGAGGGACCGGGTGAGATCGCGGCTATCAGCAGCCGGCTGGATAAGACAGCCATAGACGCGATTGAATTGAATCTTTCCTGCCCGAATATAAAAGGTGTCAAGGTGTCAAAGCGTCAAGGTGTCAAGTTGGTTGCCCAGGATGCTGCCGTAACACACAGGTTTGTGAAGGCCGCGCGCGGGTCTACCGGCAAGACCTTGATCGCCAAGTTGAGCCCCAACGTTACCGACATTAAAGAGATCGCCCGGGCAGCTCAAAGCGCCGGAGCTGATGCCGTGAGTTTGGTAAATACCTTTTATGGGATGAGCATTGATATAGATACGCGAATGTCCAGGTTAGGCAATGTTATCGGCGGCTTAAGCGGCCCGGCGATAAAGCCCATTGCCTTAAAGATGGTCTATGATGTATATAAAGCGGTGGATATCCCCGTGATCGGCATGGGCGGAATTATGAATGCCGAGGACGCCCTGGAGTTTATCATCGCCGGCGCCAGCGCTGTCTGCGTGGGCACCGTCAATTTTGTTGATCCCAATACCGCATGCGAAATCGTCCGCGGGTTGGAGGATTATACGCGAAAACATAAATTAAGCGGCATTAAGAAATTGATCGGAGGCCTCAGGGTATAGATATGGCTGGAAAGAATAAGCCAAAACTGGTGGTGGCTTTGGACGTGGATACTCTTGCCGCCGCCAAAAAGATAGCCAACGCGCTTTATCCGCGGGTAAGATGGTTTAAAGTAGGCAGTCAGTTATTCACCGCCTGCGGCCCGGAGATTATCAGGTTTCTGAAGGCGAAAGGCGCGAAGGTATTCCTTGACCTGAAATTTCACGACATCCCCAATACGGCAGCGAACGCGGCCAGGCAGGCGGCGCGGCTCAGGGCGGATATGTTCAACGCGCATATTTCAGGCGGAGAAGAGATGCTTAAGGCGGCGGTTGAGGCGGCGCGCCAGGAGGCAAAGGCGCGGAGGAGCGCCGCGCCGATTATTCTGGGGGTTACGGTCCTCACAAGCCAAAAAACCACTCTCAACAGCGTGTTGGCCCTGAGCGGCCTGGCAAAAAGATCGGGATTAGACGGGGTCGTCGCCTCGGTCAATGAGGCAGGCGCGATCAAAAGGCGGCTGGGAAGGGATTTTGTGGTGCTTTGCCCGGGCATACGGCTTGAAGGCGCGCCTTCCGACGACCAGAAGCGCCGCGCCACTCCCGAAGAGGCGAAAAAACAGGGCGCCGATTTCATTGTTGTGGGCAGGCCGGTGATAAAGGCCAAAGACCCGCGGAAAGAAGCGGGGTTGATCATTGATGCCTTGAATAAATGAGCGAATTTGACCTGCTTATCAGTTCTCCGGTAAAAAAACTCTTTGAGGGAAGGGCGGGTTCGGTCACCCTTCCCGGGAAGAGCGGCCGGTTCACCATACTCGCCCGGCACGCCCCGCTACTTGCCTTGCTGAAGAGCGGCCAGATCAAAGTGGAGGCGGCAGGCGGCGGGCAGTCATTCGCCATAGAGCGGGGGTTTGTGGAGGCGCACGATAACAAGGTATCGGTGTTCGTGCGCACAAGGCCGGCGGCGCTTGAATAAGCGCGATACGCCGAATGATTGACAGCCGGCGGCTTATTGCATATAATGATCTGGCAGGGGGTGGCCTTGAGGGGCCTGGCGCTGTTAACGGAGCTGGGGCTGGTGATCTTTTTCTCTATCGGTATCGGCATATGGATCGGCAGCCGCATTGACAGATTTTTTAACACGCGCGGCATATTTACCGTAGTGTTCCTGTTCTTCGGGCTGATCGCGGCATTCCTTAGCGCCTGGCGCCTGATCCAGAAGGATAAAATGGTTTAACAATGCGTGAAGACCTGAATGAGCTGAAGGCAAGGATCTCAAAAAAGGCGTTTTTTACGGCTGCCCTGTTTGCCGTGATCGCGCTATTGCTGAAGAGGTATTATCTGGGCGCGGGCCTTATGCTGGGTTCGCTGGTAAGCATATTCAATTTTAATATGCTGGCGAAAAAGGCCGAGAAGATCGCGCAGAATAAAATAATGCCCGTTTATTTTGTTTTCGGATACACCGGCAGATACCTGCTTATGGCCCTTGCGCTTTTTGCCGCGGCAAAAAGCGATCTTGCCGCCTTTATAGGCGCGGCAATAGGCCTGTTCAGCGTCCGGTTTGCCGTATATTGTGAGTCATTTTCTAAGAAAGGTATTCAGTGCAGGACATAGCCAGCTTGAAGACGCTGACATTAACCATCTTCGGCAGGGGCGTCGCGGTCAATCCCGATACCCTGCTGATGACGGTAGCGGTAATCGTCATATTATTGGCCCTGGCCTGTTTGTTAAGTATAGGCGCCTCTGTCCGGCCGAACAAAAGGCAGCTCCTTGCCGAGGCGCTTATTGAGTGGTTCCAGGGCATACTTGATGATTCCCTGGGAGAGGGAGGCAGAAGATACCTCAGTTTCACACTCAGCATATTTCTCTTTGTGCTGATCGCCAACTGGGCATCGGTAATACCGCGGCTGAAGAGCCCGACGCGGGATTTGAATGCGACCCTGGCGATAGCCCTTCTCGTATTGATCGTAGCGCACGTCTCGGCCATAAGGAAGAAGGGGTTGAAAAGGTATATCAAGGCGTACTTTGAGCCGTTCTGGTTCTTGTTCCCATCTAACGTGATCTCGGAGTTCAGCAAGACGCTTTCGCATTCATTCAGGTTGTTCGGGAATATGTTCGCGGGAGGGGTGGTCATTGCCTTGATACCGCTTTTATTAATGCGCCTGCCTAAGTTTTTCGGCGCGCCGCTTGTGATCTTAAGCCAGCCGGCGCTCAGCGCGTTTTTCGGGATTTTTATCGGCGGCATCCAGGCGTTCGTATTTGCCATGCTGGCCATTGCCTATATAGGCGTATTACAACAGGAATAAACAGGAGGTTGATATGGCGGTACCTATTGACGGAAATGTAATTATCAGGGCGGCGGCGCTTCTGGGCGCCGGGCTGTGCATGGGCATAGGCGCTATCGGCCCGGGAGTAGGAGAGGGCTATGTAGGAGGCAGGGCATGCGAGGCGCTGGCCAGGCAGCCGGAGCTGCAGGGCCCGATTATCCGTACTATGCTTCTGGCAGACGCTGTAGCAGAGACCACCGGCATATATTCGCTGGTCATCTCCATACTGCTGATTTTTGTGGTTACATGAACCTTAATCTTACCTTAATATTAGAAATCATCAGCTTCCTCATCCTGATGGCGCTGCTCAGCCGTCTTCTTTACCGGCCCATACTCGGAGTTATGAGCAAGCGGCAGGATGAGGTCAACCGCGGCATAGATTCGGCGAATAAGGCGGCTGAAGAGGCGCGTAAGAATGTCCTGCTTTCGGAGAAGAACTTAAAGGACGCGCAGGAACAGATCATGAAACTTAAGCGCGATACCCAGCTGCATGCGGAAAACCTGAAGATGCAGATAGAACAGGAGGCGCGGCAGGAAGCAGGGCGGCTGCTCAAGCAGGCGGGCGAGGAGATAAACAGGCAGTTTAACGCCGCGCAGGAGAAACTTGAGCAGAGAATAGCCGAGTTTTCCGTAGCTATAGCCGGAAAAATACTCAGCAGAGAGATAGACGCCAAAGACCACCAGCGGCTTATTGAGGAAGGCATAAAAAATATTCTGGCATCAGAGAGGGCGGATTAATTTTATGGACGGATGGGAGATACTGCACGAACGTTACGCCAAGGCGCTGTTCCTGGCTTCGGAGCACGCCAAATGCAGCGAAGATGTGCTTGAGGAGCTGGAATGGCTGGTTGCTTTGCTGAAAAACGAACAGTTGCAGCTTCACAGCGTATTTTCCTCGCTGATCATAGGCCGCCGGGAAAAGGAGGATGTCCTTGAGTCCATATGCGCGAAGGCGCGTTTTCCCGAGGTTATGAAGAGCTTTCTTTGCGTGCTCGCGCGGGGAAACCGGCTGAACATGATCCACGGCATATTTTTGAGATACAGGGATATGTTTGACCAGTCGCGCAGGCGCCTTAAGGTATTCGTGACAGCGGCAGAGGAATTGAAGCCCTCTCAGAAGGAAAAACTGGCGCAGGCATTAAGCAGGCGCCTTAAAAAAGAAGTTGATGTGGCGGTCAAGGTGGAGCCGGCATTATTAGGCGGGCTTAAGATCCAGGTGGGGGATGAATTGATGGATTTTTCCGTAAAGAATAGTCTTGAAGCGATAATGGCAGGTTGATATGGAGATCAAACCGCAGGAAATAACTTCAATTATCCGCGGCAAAATAGAGAACTTTAAGGGCAGGGTTGATACCGCGCGCGTGGGCAGGGTCATAGAGGTTGGAGACGGTATTGCCCAGGTTTATGGATTGGGCCAGGCAATGATGTCTGAGCTGGTGGAATTCCCTTCAGGTATAAAAGGAATGATATTGAACCTGGAAGAGGAAACAGCCGGCATCAGCATATTCGGTGAGACAAGCGGCATTAAAGAAGGCGATGAGGTGCGGCTCACGGGGGAGATCATCAAGGTCAACGTGGGAGACCAGTTGTTAGGCCGCATACTTAACGCCCTGGCCGAGCCAATAGACGGCAAGGGCAAGCTGGATACAAACAAACTCAGGCCTATTGATGTTATAGCTCCGGGAGTTGTGCAGAGGCAGCCGGTCAAGGAGCCGCTCGAGACGGGTATTAAGGCGATTGATACGATGATACCCATAGGCCGCGGACAGCGCGAGCTGATCATCGGCGACAGGCAGACAGGCAAGACCGCCATAATCATAGATACGATCATAAATCAAAAGGGCAAAGGGGTATTCTGCGTCTATGTTGCCATAGGCCAGAAGCGTTCAACCGTTGCCCGCGTAGTTGAGACCTTGCAGAAATGCGGGGCAATGGACTACACCGTTGTTATTTCCGCCACCGCGTCAGACCCTACGCCTCTGCAGTATATCGCGCCTTACACCGGCTGCGCCATTGCCGAGGAGTTCCGCGACAGCGGCAGGCACGCCCTGGTCGTTTACGACGACCTCAGCAAGCACGCCAATTGTTACCGCGAGTTGTCGCTGCTTTTGAGAAGGCCTCCGGGCAGGGAGGCCTATCCCGGAGACATCTTCTACACCCATTCGCGCCTGCTTGAGCGCGCCTGCAAATTAAACGACGAGTTAGGCGGCGGCTCTCTTACGGCGCTGCCCATAATTGAGACCCAGGCAGGAGACGTCACCACCTACATACCCACCAACGTGATCTCGATCACCGACGGGCAGATATACCTTGAGAGCGGGCTGTTCCATCAGGGGGTCAGGCCGGCGGTGAATGTGGGCTTAAGCGTTTCGCGCGTGGGCGGC
Proteins encoded in this region:
- the atpF gene encoding F0F1 ATP synthase subunit B: MNLNLTLILEIISFLILMALLSRLLYRPILGVMSKRQDEVNRGIDSANKAAEEARKNVLLSEKNLKDAQEQIMKLKRDTQLHAENLKMQIEQEARQEAGRLLKQAGEEINRQFNAAQEKLEQRIAEFSVAIAGKILSREIDAKDHQRLIEEGIKNILASERAD
- the atpA gene encoding F0F1 ATP synthase subunit alpha, yielding MEIKPQEITSIIRGKIENFKGRVDTARVGRVIEVGDGIAQVYGLGQAMMSELVEFPSGIKGMILNLEEETAGISIFGETSGIKEGDEVRLTGEIIKVNVGDQLLGRILNALAEPIDGKGKLDTNKLRPIDVIAPGVVQRQPVKEPLETGIKAIDTMIPIGRGQRELIIGDRQTGKTAIIIDTIINQKGKGVFCVYVAIGQKRSTVARVVETLQKCGAMDYTVVISATASDPTPLQYIAPYTGCAIAEEFRDSGRHALVVYDDLSKHANCYRELSLLLRRPPGREAYPGDIFYTHSRLLERACKLNDELGGGSLTALPIIETQAGDVTTYIPTNVISITDGQIYLESGLFHQGVRPAVNVGLSVSRVGGKAQIKAMRQVAGMLRLDLAQFREMETFAQFGTELDVATQRQIERGRRLVEVLKQDEQRPYPVEEQVAVVFSAIEGLLDDIEVEKVRRFEAEMLDALRSKYSALLKDIKEKKELSGALKDGIKKAVSEFKKGFV
- the carB gene encoding carbamoyl-phosphate synthase large subunit → MPKRKDIKKILIIGSGPIIIGQACEFDYSGTQACKALKEEGYKVVLVNSNPATIMTDPQFADATYIEPITVEMVEKIIAKERPDALLPTIGGQTALNVSVQLAKQGILDKYKVRMIGASRKAIEKAEDRELFKKTMAKIGLDLPRSDRAYNIKDALKVAKRIGLPVVIRPSFTLAGTGGGVAYNNDEFVEIARRGLDYSMISEILIEESVVGWKEYELEVMRDAKDNVVIVCSIENFDPMGIHTGDSITVAPAQTLTDKEYQLMRDASIRAIRQIGVDTGGCNIQFAVCPKTGRMVIIEINPRVSRSSALASKATGFPIAKIAAKLAVGYTLDEIPNDITQETPASFEPAIDYCVVKVPRFTFEKFPRAKQALTTSMKSVGEAMAIGRTFKEALQKGLRSLETGRSGLVPLINKGDFKNGNHLKEFLREKLRVPSAERVFYIADAMRLGMGIEEINCLTFIDPWFLKNIQEIVATEGDIRANAGAGSIDAPCLKQAKQLGFSDRQLAMLSGSTEDKIRSARKAAGIGAVYKLVDTCAAEFEAYTPYFYSSYESEDESRPNKKKKIVILGGGPNRIGQGIEFDYCCVHASFALKEMGFETIMVNCNPETVSTDYDTSDKLYFEPMTKEDVLNIIDRERPGGVIVQFGGQTPLNLTIPLMKAGVNIIGTSPESIDIAEDREKFKNLLHKLKLRQPQNGTAFTFEEAQAVARKIGYPVLVRPSYVLGGRAMEIVYEERLLKNYIKEASLVSSEHPILIDKFLEEAIEVDVDMVADGETFVVGGVLEHIEEAGVHSGDAAMVLPPHSLPRKTINEIKQATYAMARELNVVGLMNVQYAVKDGVVYVLEVNPRASRTVPFVSKAIGVPLAKLAAKVMAGAKLKELGFTKEKIPDYYSVKESVFPFNRFPGVDVMLGPEMRSTGEVMGIDKDLGRAYVKSQIAAGQHLPVKGNVFISVKDRDKQAIIPIAKKLVKAGFKVIASSGTAKALKEAGIEAEGIQKISEGRPNVLDLLKDKKINLVINTPSGRIPRNDEVKIRSEVIMQGIPYITTIPAAGASVNGIEAIKKKSLEVKSLQQYHKKVKIKK
- the mutM gene encoding DNA-formamidopyrimidine glycosylase; amino-acid sequence: MPELPEVETIRRQLDRAVKGKKIKGVRVRNAKVIKQPSAEKFIQALKAVTIKNIIRKSKALIFELSSGKSLVVHLRMTGQLVYPGGGKASRVIFLFSDGTSLDFNDRRILGELRIIDDWKQLAYIKELGPEPFDIGPAEFKAMLAKKPTKIKPLLMDQKFLAGVGNLYAAEALFRAGISPLRPASSLSDKEKGSLFKEIKDTLNEAIHCGGSSVDQYVQLTGGRGSYAAHHKVYGREGKPCLKCKTHIKRIALAGRGTYFCPKCQK
- a CDS encoding F0F1 ATP synthase subunit epsilon yields the protein MSEFDLLISSPVKKLFEGRAGSVTLPGKSGRFTILARHAPLLALLKSGQIKVEAAGGGQSFAIERGFVEAHDNKVSVFVRTRPAALE
- a CDS encoding AtpZ/AtpI family protein, producing the protein MIWQGVALRGLALLTELGLVIFFSIGIGIWIGSRIDRFFNTRGIFTVVFLFFGLIAAFLSAWRLIQKDKMV
- a CDS encoding ATP synthase subunit I; the encoded protein is MREDLNELKARISKKAFFTAALFAVIALLLKRYYLGAGLMLGSLVSIFNFNMLAKKAEKIAQNKIMPVYFVFGYTGRYLLMALALFAAAKSDLAAFIGAAIGLFSVRFAVYCESFSKKGIQCRT
- the atpE gene encoding ATP synthase F0 subunit C, with the protein product MAVPIDGNVIIRAAALLGAGLCMGIGAIGPGVGEGYVGGRACEALARQPELQGPIIRTMLLADAVAETTGIYSLVISILLIFVVT
- the atpB gene encoding F0F1 ATP synthase subunit A; amino-acid sequence: MQDIASLKTLTLTIFGRGVAVNPDTLLMTVAVIVILLALACLLSIGASVRPNKRQLLAEALIEWFQGILDDSLGEGGRRYLSFTLSIFLFVLIANWASVIPRLKSPTRDLNATLAIALLVLIVAHVSAIRKKGLKRYIKAYFEPFWFLFPSNVISEFSKTLSHSFRLFGNMFAGGVVIALIPLLLMRLPKFFGAPLVILSQPALSAFFGIFIGGIQAFVFAMLAIAYIGVLQQE
- the atpH gene encoding ATP synthase F1 subunit delta — protein: MDGWEILHERYAKALFLASEHAKCSEDVLEELEWLVALLKNEQLQLHSVFSSLIIGRREKEDVLESICAKARFPEVMKSFLCVLARGNRLNMIHGIFLRYRDMFDQSRRRLKVFVTAAEELKPSQKEKLAQALSRRLKKEVDVAVKVEPALLGGLKIQVGDELMDFSVKNSLEAIMAG
- a CDS encoding dihydroorotate dehydrogenase — translated: MPSKLSVNIGKLKLKNPVMAASGTFGYAREFQDLIDLSCIGAIVSKTITLKPRPGNPPPRVAETPSGMLNSIGLQNEGLDNFIEDKLPYLAGLNTRVIASIAAEGPGEIAAISSRLDKTAIDAIELNLSCPNIKGVKVSKRQGVKLVAQDAAVTHRFVKAARGSTGKTLIAKLSPNVTDIKEIARAAQSAGADAVSLVNTFYGMSIDIDTRMSRLGNVIGGLSGPAIKPIALKMVYDVYKAVDIPVIGMGGIMNAEDALEFIIAGASAVCVGTVNFVDPNTACEIVRGLEDYTRKHKLSGIKKLIGGLRV
- a CDS encoding TSUP family transporter, which codes for MEQLSYILLGLVAGIASGIFGIGGGTILIPAMVFILGLTQHQAQGTTLALMVPPIGLLAAWRYYQSGNVKLAMAAFICVGFFAGGWLGAHMAQNISEPMLKRLFGLFLLFLSLRMIFTK
- a CDS encoding dihydroorotate dehydrogenase electron transfer subunit — its product is MKSHYQEQAEIIRHFNIAPSRCKLILRAPTIAKRAKPGQFVHVRTSQSAQVLLRRPFSVHRARPQAGSIEIAYEIAGRGTELLSEKRPGVKLDIIGPLGNGFDTSSVSEAAILVAGGMGVAPLIFLAEKLTEGKRKKEKGKIVVLIGAKSKSHLICVNDFKKLGCEVRVATDDGSAGFKGKVTDLLRHYILRESASIYACGPLPMLKIIGDISRKHNIPAQVSMEQFMGCGLGACMGCVIETRYGYKRVCHDGPVFDARDIM
- the pyrF gene encoding orotidine-5'-phosphate decarboxylase, encoding MAGKNKPKLVVALDVDTLAAAKKIANALYPRVRWFKVGSQLFTACGPEIIRFLKAKGAKVFLDLKFHDIPNTAANAARQAARLRADMFNAHISGGEEMLKAAVEAARQEAKARRSAAPIILGVTVLTSQKTTLNSVLALSGLAKRSGLDGVVASVNEAGAIKRRLGRDFVVLCPGIRLEGAPSDDQKRRATPEEAKKQGADFIVVGRPVIKAKDPRKEAGLIIDALNK